Genomic segment of Rhodococcus sp. W8901:
CAAGCTCATGGAGTGTGCTCGGGAGTTGTTCTGCGCGCGCGGCTACGCGGCGGTCACCGTCGACGACATCGCCGCTGCGGTCGGCTGCAGCCGCGCCACCTTCTACCTGCATTTTCCCGGCAAGGTGGAGATCCTGCGAGCCATCAGTGCGGAGAAGATGGTGCCGAGTGTCTTCGCGTTCTACGAGGACCTCGATCGGGTGCTCGAGACCGGATCCCGCGCCGAGTTCACGGCCTGGGTGAACCGGGCCATCGACTGGTTCGACGAGTGCAAGGACATCCTGCCCGCGTGGGACGAGGCGGTCGCCCTGGAACCCTCGTTCCGCGAGACGTCCCGTGACGGGATCCTCGCCCTGCCCAACTCGATGACGCAGTACCTGGCGCGCTGGCCGCAGGACCGGCAGGACGAGGCCCGGTTGCGTATCGAACTACTGGTCGCGCAGCTCGAACGGTTCTTCACCCGATGGGCCCTCCAGGGGACGATCGAGGTT
This window contains:
- a CDS encoding TetR/AcrR family transcriptional regulator, with product MGVAADEIKSRRGSLREEQKRWTRTKLMECARELFCARGYAAVTVDDIAAAVGCSRATFYLHFPGKVEILRAISAEKMVPSVFAFYEDLDRVLETGSRAEFTAWVNRAIDWFDECKDILPAWDEAVALEPSFRETSRDGILALPNSMTQYLARWPQDRQDEARLRIELLVAQLERFFTRWALQGTIEVPREQAAEVLTDIWFPALSAPGGD